Proteins found in one Sphingobium sp. V4 genomic segment:
- a CDS encoding primosomal protein N' codes for MSSRARVLILNAALGPLDYRVPHGMTVQPGSIVVAPLGPRQLVGVVWEEASFPDVETVGDNRLRNLIELVDAPPLPEPLRRLIEWTADYYLSPPAAVLRMALSSMAALEGARTVIEYRATGAVPDRMTEQRAQALDRIGERQGLIRELAMIGGVSDAVIRGLIKQDIFEPVEVSVDTPFPMPDPDHAPPALSDAQRAAATTMADAVRAHDFAPFLLDGVTGSGKTEVYFEAIAAAIRADRQTLVLLPEIALTEPFLERFEKRFGTVPVNWHSGLRQSERRRAWRAIASGQAQVVVGARSALFLPYPNLGLIVVDEAHEASFKQEDGVHYHARDVAVMRGLIEKFPVILASATPAIETRHQVELGRYAEIKLPSRYGGAEMPQIEGVNLLTDPPERGRWIAPPLVKAIDETMEKGEQSLLFLNRRGYAPLTLCRHCGYRFQCPNCTAWMVEHRLTHRLACHHCGHVIPAPRRCPECKEEDSLVACGPGVERIADEVKALWPQARTAIATSDTLSSPARAADFVKSVEGGDVDIIVGTQLVTKGYHFPNLTLVGVIDADLGLEGGDLRAAERTFQQIVQVAGRAGRGEKPGKVFIQTRMPGSEVIQSLIEGDTERFYAVETENRRRANAPPFGRFAAIIISSEDADEAAQTARLIGKSAPLIDGMRVYGPAPAPLSVLRGRHRHRLLIHATRQVDVQAAIREWLGNLAWKSGTRVAVDVDPYSFM; via the coding sequence ATGTCTTCGCGCGCCCGTGTCCTGATCCTGAACGCCGCCCTGGGCCCGCTCGACTATCGCGTGCCCCACGGAATGACCGTGCAGCCCGGCAGCATCGTGGTCGCGCCGCTGGGACCGCGCCAGCTGGTCGGCGTGGTGTGGGAGGAAGCGAGCTTCCCCGATGTCGAGACGGTGGGCGACAACCGGCTGCGCAACCTGATCGAGCTGGTCGACGCCCCGCCGCTGCCCGAGCCGCTGCGCCGGCTGATCGAATGGACGGCCGACTATTATCTCAGCCCTCCGGCGGCGGTGCTGCGCATGGCGCTGTCGTCGATGGCCGCGCTGGAGGGTGCGCGGACGGTGATCGAATATCGCGCGACCGGCGCGGTGCCCGACCGCATGACCGAGCAGCGCGCGCAGGCGCTGGACCGGATCGGCGAGCGGCAGGGGCTGATCCGCGAGCTGGCGATGATCGGCGGGGTCAGCGACGCGGTGATCCGCGGCCTCATCAAGCAGGACATATTCGAGCCGGTGGAGGTCAGCGTCGACACGCCCTTCCCGATGCCCGATCCCGACCATGCGCCGCCCGCCCTGTCGGACGCGCAGCGGGCGGCCGCGACGACCATGGCCGATGCGGTGCGGGCCCATGACTTCGCGCCCTTCCTGCTCGACGGCGTGACCGGATCGGGCAAGACGGAGGTCTATTTCGAGGCGATCGCGGCCGCCATCCGGGCCGACCGGCAGACGCTGGTGCTGCTGCCCGAAATCGCGCTGACCGAGCCGTTTCTGGAGCGGTTCGAAAAGCGGTTCGGGACGGTGCCGGTCAACTGGCACAGCGGCCTGCGCCAGAGCGAACGGCGACGGGCGTGGCGCGCCATCGCTTCGGGTCAGGCACAGGTCGTCGTCGGCGCGCGGTCGGCGCTGTTCCTGCCCTATCCGAACCTGGGCCTGATCGTCGTGGACGAAGCGCATGAGGCCAGCTTCAAGCAGGAGGATGGTGTTCACTATCATGCCCGCGACGTGGCGGTGATGCGCGGCCTGATCGAGAAGTTCCCGGTCATCCTGGCGTCTGCCACCCCCGCGATCGAGACGCGGCATCAGGTCGAGCTGGGCCGCTATGCCGAAATCAAGCTGCCCTCGCGCTATGGCGGGGCGGAGATGCCGCAGATCGAGGGCGTAAACCTGCTGACCGACCCGCCCGAACGCGGCCGCTGGATCGCGCCGCCGCTGGTCAAGGCAATCGACGAAACCATGGAAAAGGGGGAGCAGAGCCTGCTCTTCCTCAACCGGCGCGGCTATGCGCCGCTGACCTTGTGCCGCCATTGCGGCTATCGCTTCCAATGCCCCAACTGCACCGCCTGGATGGTCGAGCATCGGCTGACCCATCGGCTCGCCTGCCATCATTGCGGCCATGTCATCCCCGCGCCGCGTCGCTGCCCGGAATGCAAGGAGGAAGATAGCCTGGTAGCCTGCGGCCCCGGCGTCGAGCGTATCGCCGACGAGGTGAAGGCGCTATGGCCGCAGGCGCGGACCGCCATCGCCACGTCCGATACGCTGAGTTCCCCCGCCCGCGCCGCCGATTTCGTGAAGTCGGTGGAGGGCGGCGACGTCGACATCATCGTCGGCACCCAGCTCGTGACCAAGGGCTATCATTTCCCGAACCTCACTCTGGTCGGCGTGATCGACGCCGATCTGGGGCTGGAAGGCGGCGACCTGCGCGCGGCGGAGCGGACCTTCCAGCAGATCGTGCAGGTAGCGGGACGCGCAGGTCGCGGAGAAAAACCCGGCAAGGTCTTCATCCAGACCCGGATGCCCGGCAGCGAGGTGATCCAGTCTCTGATCGAGGGCGACACCGAACGCTTCTATGCCGTGGAAACGGAAAACCGGCGGCGCGCCAATGCCCCGCCCTTCGGCCGCTTCGCCGCGATCATCATATCGAGCGAGGATGCCGACGAGGCGGCGCAGACCGCGCGGCTGATCGGCAAGTCGGCGCCGCTGATCGACGGGATGCGCGTCTACGGCCCCGCCCCGGCGCCGCTGTCCGTGCTGCGCGGGCGGCATCGCCATCGGCTGCTGATCCAT
- a CDS encoding DUF2490 domain-containing protein produces MKRAARLLTLVLAAASASTASAATEESQAWITEQAAIRIDPDTVVTLDSSQRARADAGSGGEQFLARIAIDHRIAPAMQVGGGFAYLKSEVDQELRLFQQLTLTKGIWTSRTRMEQRFFDNADEASWRLRQRVQAAVPVDRAKRWTVIAAAEIFFHLNRARASDRTGLATMRHQIGVRHPIARAIDAQLLYMRQQNFRDGRPDAVSHIPWLTLSWRL; encoded by the coding sequence ATGAAGCGCGCCGCCCGACTGCTTACCCTTGTCCTCGCCGCTGCGAGCGCGTCGACAGCATCGGCGGCGACGGAGGAAAGCCAGGCCTGGATCACCGAGCAGGCCGCCATCCGCATCGACCCAGACACTGTCGTGACCCTGGATTCGAGCCAGCGCGCCCGCGCCGATGCCGGGAGCGGCGGCGAGCAGTTTCTGGCGCGCATCGCCATCGACCACCGGATCGCGCCGGCCATGCAGGTCGGCGGCGGCTTCGCCTATCTCAAGAGCGAGGTCGACCAGGAACTACGCCTGTTCCAGCAGCTGACGCTGACCAAGGGGATCTGGACGAGCCGCACGCGGATGGAGCAGCGCTTCTTCGACAATGCCGATGAGGCAAGCTGGCGCTTGCGCCAGCGGGTGCAGGCCGCAGTGCCGGTCGACCGGGCGAAGCGTTGGACCGTGATTGCCGCCGCCGAAATCTTCTTCCACCTCAACCGCGCGCGCGCCAGCGACAGGACGGGGCTGGCGACCATGCGCCACCAGATCGGCGTGCGCCATCCGATCGCCAGGGCCATCGATGCGCAGCTTCTCTACATGCGGCAGCAGAATTTCCGCGACGGGCGGCCGGACGCCGTGTCGCATATCCCCTGGCTGACTTTGAGCTGGCGGCTCTGA